A region of Laspinema palackyanum D2c DNA encodes the following proteins:
- a CDS encoding chemotaxis protein CheW, translated as MFSPSKYSRRFHNKKTTIQRTPARKLVLFEVAGETYAIAIERVQRVLTEFTPQGTLEGGRSLVKIDADLITLLDLSRLFVTPKDSQEERSYLIVCTLTNGDRIGIPLQDLPAILDIPEDHFAEVPISYRQGKDSKNTAPAAVEKIITTDAGTVAFYLNLDKLLD; from the coding sequence ATGTTTTCACCCTCCAAGTACAGCCGCCGATTCCACAATAAAAAGACCACCATTCAGCGCACTCCCGCGCGCAAACTCGTTCTCTTTGAAGTCGCAGGGGAAACATACGCGATCGCCATCGAACGGGTGCAGCGTGTCCTCACCGAATTCACCCCCCAGGGGACTCTCGAAGGGGGCCGCAGCCTCGTTAAAATTGATGCAGATTTGATTACCCTATTAGATCTATCCAGGCTATTTGTCACCCCAAAGGATTCTCAGGAGGAACGGTCTTATTTAATTGTCTGCACCCTCACCAACGGCGATCGTATCGGCATTCCCCTCCAAGATTTACCCGCCATTTTAGATATTCCTGAAGATCACTTTGCAGAAGTTCCCATCTCCTATCGACAAGGCAAGGACAGTAAAAATACGGCACCGGCAGCCGTGGAAAAAATTATTACCACCGATGCCGGTACCGTCGCCTTCTATCTGAACTTGGATAAACTCCTGGATTGA
- a CDS encoding PAS domain S-box protein: MLINGIGSQLYFAIGSDTNWVGMQNGAEWIIALSYLGMTLILLQITVFRLHCRFLWIVSAFLAVATGSRFFHLFSTAALPVSTLGETLSYALESASAIALMLALFTYRQGIRETLGSGIFASGSFLQMALDCLPWAVSWQDYQGVYLGGNQRFAEQVGVASPAQIIGKTEGALSWGGKLLKNWVKINPEDSQTLLVQVPNPHPGEGSESLWKIHQWPVKTPQGKPVGIISTYEKISGYTEAIASDFPDFMNQINEGILIQQRDGTILDANEKAGQLYGMERTQLRGKNFFNQLSSFGQSQADFEAAVSEGGSLRWKALKPKGGSVLELEISGKPLTLVDNREVIWVSVRDVSRCWKLETELHQREEEFKLFLEHLPAAVAMLDRQMCYVVASERWVKDYKLDKREDFQRVKNIIGRSHHELFPELPDHVKDMLRRVLGGESFSCDAEGYTRVDGSIDWVKWEMYPWRDRTGEIGGIMLLTEVITERVQSEQERMRLFNLVESSLNEIYVFDVDTLGFEYVNKGACLNLGYSQEEILKKTALDINPAVVNLGEAKTALAPLLEGREQRIRFEAMHRRADGSIYPIEMYIQLIQQTHKLSCVAIALDITERKQAERALQESEQQFRLMADTVPAIIWIAGPDKQVSYFNKRWVEFTGRPLEKDLGYGWMQILHPEDRDRYVNIYQTAFEQRQPFQLEVRFKRWDGEYCWSWMSGLPRFDSEGNFFGYIASGLDITERKQAEEARRESDEGFRSLVESVKDYAIIRLDVAGRVASWNMGAQRIKGYRAPEILGQPFQRFYTLEDRASGKPEAELKAAQTEGRFEDEGYRVKKDGSQFWANVIITPLRDAQGELQGFSKITRDVTEQRRNQEALEQLATDLENRVAQRTQELQEINEKLQQEVGDRIGAEASKTQLIADLEIMSAQRQAEMDSLTQQVLKMLEQIKGAAKGDLTVRAAVTNDILGALADSFNFLISSLRKVVKGVQHLATEANTATGESISNTQELAHQAQEQAQKIEETIQKIQKIVNSIEEVFALSQQAENVAQQSAEKAQVGGESVDRAVEAINKLRQTLSQTGKTIERLGDSSGQIGKIVTSISQIAAQTNLLALNATIEAARAGEQGLGFAVVAEEIRKLADRSGLATEEISEIVEQIRSEIGRAIVAMEAGTQEVAIGTKLAAEAKTHLIEIIQVSGEMNALVENITLAATKQTNSATEIVSMIRAVSAISGNTAEKSVQVQNSLDGLAVSVESLQQSVAHFRS, encoded by the coding sequence ATGTTAATAAATGGGATAGGTTCTCAACTGTATTTTGCCATCGGGAGCGATACGAATTGGGTAGGGATGCAGAATGGGGCAGAATGGATCATTGCACTGTCCTATTTGGGGATGACTTTAATCCTCCTGCAAATCACAGTGTTTCGTCTGCATTGCCGTTTCTTATGGATAGTGAGTGCTTTTTTAGCAGTCGCCACCGGGAGTCGCTTCTTCCATCTATTCTCCACAGCCGCCCTTCCGGTTTCAACCCTTGGGGAAACCCTAAGCTATGCTTTGGAAAGCGCGAGTGCGATCGCCTTGATGCTTGCCCTATTCACTTACCGTCAAGGCATCCGGGAAACCCTCGGCAGTGGAATCTTTGCGAGCGGTTCATTCCTACAAATGGCCCTGGACTGCTTACCTTGGGCGGTATCTTGGCAAGATTACCAAGGAGTTTACCTGGGGGGAAATCAGCGCTTTGCGGAACAAGTGGGTGTGGCATCTCCAGCACAAATCATCGGCAAAACTGAGGGCGCACTCTCTTGGGGGGGTAAGCTGTTGAAAAATTGGGTGAAAATTAACCCAGAGGATTCACAAACCCTGTTAGTACAAGTGCCGAATCCCCACCCAGGCGAGGGGTCAGAATCGCTTTGGAAAATTCATCAATGGCCGGTTAAAACTCCCCAGGGAAAGCCAGTGGGAATCATTTCAACCTATGAAAAAATTTCGGGATATACCGAAGCAATTGCCTCGGATTTCCCGGATTTTATGAATCAAATTAATGAGGGAATTTTGATTCAGCAACGGGATGGAACGATTTTAGATGCCAATGAAAAAGCCGGTCAATTGTACGGCATGGAACGGACCCAACTCCGAGGCAAAAACTTTTTTAACCAGTTATCCAGTTTCGGGCAATCTCAGGCTGATTTTGAAGCGGCAGTGAGCGAGGGAGGCTCGTTAAGATGGAAAGCCCTCAAACCGAAAGGGGGTAGCGTATTGGAACTGGAAATTTCGGGAAAACCGCTCACCCTTGTAGATAACCGTGAGGTGATTTGGGTGAGTGTGCGAGATGTCAGCCGTTGCTGGAAGTTGGAAACGGAATTGCACCAACGGGAAGAAGAATTCAAATTATTTCTGGAACATCTTCCGGCAGCAGTGGCGATGCTCGATCGCCAAATGTGCTATGTAGTCGCCTCCGAACGGTGGGTTAAAGATTATAAACTGGATAAGAGAGAAGACTTTCAGAGGGTTAAAAACATTATTGGGCGATCGCACCACGAGCTATTTCCGGAACTGCCGGATCATGTGAAAGATATGCTCCGGCGCGTCTTAGGAGGAGAATCCTTTAGCTGTGACGCGGAAGGTTATACCCGGGTAGATGGGAGCATCGATTGGGTGAAATGGGAGATGTATCCCTGGCGCGATCGCACCGGAGAAATCGGCGGCATTATGCTGTTGACCGAAGTGATTACGGAACGGGTCCAATCTGAACAAGAACGGATGCGGTTGTTTAATCTCGTCGAGTCTAGTCTGAACGAGATTTATGTTTTTGATGTGGATACCCTGGGCTTTGAATATGTAAACAAAGGAGCCTGTCTGAATTTGGGGTATTCTCAGGAGGAAATCCTTAAAAAAACAGCACTGGATATCAATCCAGCAGTGGTGAATCTAGGGGAAGCTAAAACTGCTTTGGCTCCCTTATTAGAGGGCCGCGAACAGAGAATTCGGTTTGAAGCAATGCATCGCCGAGCAGATGGGAGTATCTATCCGATTGAGATGTATATTCAACTCATTCAACAGACTCATAAACTCTCCTGTGTGGCGATCGCCTTGGACATCACCGAACGCAAACAAGCCGAACGCGCTTTACAAGAAAGTGAACAACAATTTCGGTTGATGGCGGATACAGTTCCGGCCATCATTTGGATTGCCGGGCCCGATAAACAGGTGAGCTATTTTAACAAACGGTGGGTCGAGTTTACTGGACGACCGTTAGAAAAAGACCTCGGTTATGGCTGGATGCAAATTTTGCATCCTGAGGATAGAGACCGATACGTTAATATTTATCAAACCGCATTTGAGCAGCGGCAACCCTTCCAATTAGAAGTGCGATTCAAACGCTGGGATGGGGAGTATTGTTGGAGTTGGATGAGTGGATTGCCTCGGTTTGATAGCGAGGGCAATTTTTTCGGATATATTGCCTCGGGGTTAGATATTACCGAACGCAAACAAGCGGAAGAAGCGCGCCGAGAAAGTGACGAAGGGTTTCGTTCTTTGGTAGAGAGTGTCAAGGATTATGCCATTATTCGATTGGATGTAGCGGGTCGAGTGGCCAGTTGGAATATGGGGGCGCAAAGAATTAAAGGATATCGTGCTCCAGAAATTCTAGGTCAGCCTTTCCAGAGGTTTTATACCCTAGAGGACCGCGCCAGTGGCAAACCGGAAGCCGAACTCAAAGCGGCCCAAACCGAGGGACGATTTGAAGATGAAGGGTATCGGGTCAAAAAAGATGGGAGTCAATTTTGGGCCAATGTGATTATTACCCCTTTACGGGACGCCCAAGGAGAGTTGCAGGGATTCTCTAAAATTACCCGAGATGTGACCGAACAACGGCGGAATCAAGAAGCCCTAGAACAGTTAGCCACCGATTTAGAAAATCGAGTCGCCCAGCGCACCCAGGAGTTGCAGGAAATCAACGAGAAACTACAACAAGAAGTGGGCGATCGCATTGGTGCAGAAGCGTCCAAGACCCAGTTAATCGCGGACCTAGAAATCATGTCCGCTCAACGGCAAGCGGAGATGGATTCCCTGACGCAACAGGTGCTGAAAATGTTGGAACAAATTAAAGGGGCAGCGAAGGGGGATTTAACCGTGCGGGCGGCAGTCACCAACGACATTCTCGGGGCTTTAGCTGACTCCTTTAACTTTTTGATTTCCTCCTTACGAAAAGTGGTCAAAGGAGTTCAACACCTGGCAACGGAAGCCAATACTGCCACCGGGGAATCGATTTCCAATACTCAAGAGTTGGCCCACCAAGCCCAAGAACAAGCCCAAAAAATTGAGGAGACAATCCAGAAAATTCAGAAGATTGTCAACTCGATTGAAGAAGTGTTTGCCCTGTCTCAACAAGCGGAAAATGTGGCCCAACAATCTGCCGAAAAAGCCCAAGTGGGTGGGGAGTCGGTGGATCGGGCGGTGGAGGCAATTAACAAACTGCGACAAACCCTTTCTCAAACGGGGAAAACCATCGAACGGTTAGGGGACAGTTCCGGGCAGATTGGCAAAATTGTGACTTCCATTTCCCAAATTGCGGCTCAAACCAATTTATTGGCACTTAATGCTACGATTGAAGCGGCCAGAGCCGGAGAGCAAGGGCTGGGTTTTGCTGTTGTCGCTGAAGAAATCCGCAAGTTAGCCGATCGCTCAGGATTGGCAACGGAGGAAATTTCCGAAATCGTCGAACAGATCAGGAGTGAAATTGGACGGGCGATTGTAGCGATGGAAGCAGGCACTCAGGAAGTGGCGATCGGAACTAAACTGGCCGCAGAAGCCAAGACCCATTTAATTGAGATCATCCAAGTCAGTGGGGAAATGAATGCTCTGGTGGAAAATATTACCCTCGCAGCAACGAAGCAGACAAATAGTGCTACGGAGATTGTGAGTATGATTCGTGCCGTTAGTGCCATTTCTGGAAATACGGCAGAAAAATCAGTCCAGGTTCAAAATTCCCTAGATGGCTTGGCAGTCTCAGTGGAGAGTCTTCAGCAATCTGTGGCCCATTTCCGAAGTTAG
- a CDS encoding methyl-accepting chemotaxis protein, translated as MLEPLSILLTANFIPHGHCYLWNPVLVWLHAGSDLAIAVAYFSIVGMLIYFVLQRPDLPFSRIFLLFAAFIITCGFTHVMEVWTLWRPDYWVSGSIKALTAGISLLTALEMVPTLPAALALPSAKAALEQANQALEGEIKERQQAEAALKRLARIIENTPDFVGVCDSQGKVSYLNRASRKMTGIPEAQPASDFTAFDFVKDGPDRQKLEQAIATTIAEGVWTGEILMKRLNGELFPASQVLVAHIEDNGEIDCISTVIRDISDRQQQENALAESEERFRQLVENAADAFFLTTLDGKILAVNQRACQSLGYSQNQLLTLNLEAIEPRFRSEERTLAVAQLHPSEALTLESLHRRADGSTFPVEIRLGKFSRLGETLLLALVRDISDRKAIEKALEAERQRLTTLFDGIPAFLYLVDRSNTVQLANRQFVEFFGDPGSAATLLNPGGKLHSEIRTQVFETKQPQQWEWQDPNTGRTYQIYDYPCNDVDGKRLVLEMGIDISDRKQAEKALQTSEARFRSLIEATSQIIWNTAADGEFVTEQPAWTSFTGQTFDQLKGRGWLNAVHPDERQQTAQAWDHAVQNRVLYEIEQRLRRHDGEYRYMSVRAVPILNTTDGSIREWLGVYTDITDRKLAQVTCDQFFTISLDLLSIFGFDSSFQRVNPAWTSILGYSEQELIGQSFMDFVHPDDIEATIAETQKLTTGIETLYFENRYRCKDGSYKWLAWSANPSTEQQLLYAVAHDITPLKQTEEQFRVLAAEQAQLLQELKTRQNALDEAAIVSETDSEGNITFVNDKFCEISGYSRGELLGRNHRMINSGYHPKALFEEMWKTISNGRVWKGELRNQCKNGTYYWVDTTISPIFDAQGKVVKYIGIRFDITERKKVADELEKFAQDRKFEADELTQQVLKLLMEIKGAAKGDLTVRAEVNNSVLGALADSFNFLVSSLKKVVTGIQELATEVRSATRESIANTQDLTERAGEQAQQVEFSLRQIERMANSIQDICTVAQKAEKVAHQAAETAEVGGQSVDRAVEGINELRQTISQTGKMIKRLGESSQQIGKIVTSISQIAAQTNLLALNATIEAARAGEQGLGFAVVAEEIRKLADRSGSATEEISEIVEQIRSEIGRVTEAMEAGTQEVVAGTKLAAEAKHHLVAIIEVSRQMNALVQNITRAANNQTENASEIAGVMQKVSSISTTTAEKSLQVRQSLDGLAIAVTQLQDSVSNFRS; from the coding sequence ATGTTGGAACCCTTATCCATCCTCCTCACGGCAAATTTTATTCCCCACGGTCATTGTTACCTGTGGAATCCAGTTTTAGTGTGGCTGCACGCCGGATCCGACCTGGCGATCGCCGTGGCCTATTTTTCGATTGTGGGGATGTTGATTTATTTCGTCTTGCAACGCCCGGATTTACCCTTTAGTCGGATTTTTCTGTTATTTGCGGCCTTTATTATTACTTGTGGATTCACCCATGTGATGGAAGTCTGGACCCTTTGGCGTCCAGACTATTGGGTTTCCGGGAGTATCAAAGCCCTCACCGCTGGTATTTCCCTATTAACGGCCCTCGAAATGGTCCCGACGCTACCGGCAGCCCTGGCCCTACCCAGTGCGAAAGCTGCCCTAGAGCAGGCTAATCAAGCCCTGGAAGGGGAAATTAAAGAACGCCAACAAGCCGAAGCGGCCCTGAAACGACTGGCGCGGATTATTGAAAATACCCCCGATTTTGTCGGCGTCTGCGACAGTCAGGGTAAGGTCAGTTACCTGAACCGAGCCTCCCGCAAAATGACGGGGATTCCAGAAGCTCAACCCGCCTCGGATTTCACCGCTTTTGATTTTGTTAAAGACGGACCCGATCGCCAGAAATTAGAACAGGCGATCGCCACAACCATTGCTGAGGGGGTCTGGACTGGGGAAATCCTGATGAAACGCCTCAATGGGGAATTATTTCCCGCCTCCCAAGTGCTCGTCGCCCACATAGAAGACAACGGGGAAATTGATTGTATTTCTACGGTGATTCGGGATATCAGCGATCGCCAACAACAAGAAAACGCCCTCGCTGAGAGTGAAGAACGGTTCCGGCAGTTGGTGGAAAATGCGGCTGATGCCTTCTTCTTGACCACCTTAGATGGCAAAATCTTAGCGGTCAATCAGCGGGCTTGCCAGAGCTTAGGATATAGCCAGAATCAACTCCTGACCTTGAATTTAGAGGCGATCGAACCGCGATTTCGCAGTGAGGAACGCACCCTCGCTGTGGCCCAGTTACATCCTAGCGAAGCCCTCACCCTGGAAAGTCTCCACCGACGTGCCGATGGCAGTACCTTCCCCGTAGAAATCCGCCTGGGCAAATTTTCCCGCCTGGGAGAAACCCTCCTGCTGGCTTTAGTCCGGGATATCAGCGATCGCAAAGCCATTGAGAAGGCATTAGAAGCGGAACGCCAGCGACTCACCACCCTGTTTGATGGGATTCCCGCCTTCCTCTACCTGGTCGATCGCAGCAATACCGTCCAGTTAGCCAACCGCCAATTTGTCGAGTTCTTTGGGGACCCGGGTTCTGCTGCCACTCTCTTGAACCCCGGTGGCAAACTGCACTCCGAGATTCGCACCCAAGTCTTTGAAACCAAACAGCCGCAGCAGTGGGAATGGCAAGACCCTAACACCGGGCGCACCTACCAAATATATGATTACCCCTGTAACGATGTGGATGGGAAACGGCTGGTCCTGGAAATGGGCATCGACATCAGCGATCGCAAACAAGCCGAAAAAGCCCTCCAAACTTCCGAAGCGCGCTTCCGTTCCCTGATTGAAGCCACCTCTCAAATCATCTGGAACACCGCTGCCGATGGCGAATTCGTCACGGAACAACCGGCTTGGACTAGCTTCACCGGCCAAACCTTCGACCAACTCAAGGGTCGAGGATGGCTCAATGCGGTTCATCCCGATGAGCGTCAACAGACGGCCCAAGCCTGGGACCACGCGGTTCAAAATCGCGTGCTCTATGAAATTGAACAGCGTCTGCGCCGTCACGATGGCGAGTATCGATATATGAGTGTTCGTGCGGTTCCCATTCTCAATACCACCGATGGCAGTATTCGCGAATGGTTAGGGGTTTATACTGATATTACCGATCGCAAATTAGCCCAAGTCACCTGCGATCAATTCTTTACCATTTCCCTAGATTTGCTGAGTATCTTCGGCTTTGACTCCTCGTTCCAGCGGGTTAATCCCGCTTGGACCAGTATCCTCGGCTACAGTGAACAGGAACTCATCGGTCAATCGTTTATGGACTTTGTTCATCCCGATGACATTGAAGCCACCATTGCCGAAACCCAAAAACTGACTACCGGCATAGAAACCCTCTATTTTGAAAATCGCTATCGCTGTAAAGATGGCTCTTATAAATGGTTAGCTTGGAGTGCTAATCCTTCTACAGAACAGCAACTGCTTTATGCCGTTGCTCATGATATCACCCCCCTCAAACAAACCGAGGAACAATTTCGAGTCCTGGCGGCCGAACAAGCTCAACTGCTTCAAGAACTCAAAACTCGTCAAAATGCCCTCGATGAAGCAGCGATCGTCAGTGAAACCGACAGCGAAGGCAACATTACCTTTGTCAATGATAAATTCTGCGAAATCTCTGGATACTCTCGCGGCGAACTCCTGGGCAGAAATCATCGGATGATTAACTCCGGATATCATCCCAAAGCCCTCTTTGAGGAGATGTGGAAAACTATCAGTAACGGTCGCGTCTGGAAAGGAGAACTCAGAAACCAGTGCAAAAATGGCACATATTATTGGGTAGATACCACCATTTCTCCCATTTTTGATGCTCAGGGTAAAGTTGTCAAATATATTGGCATCCGGTTTGATATCACCGAGCGCAAAAAAGTCGCCGACGAGTTGGAAAAATTCGCCCAAGACCGCAAATTTGAAGCCGATGAACTGACTCAACAGGTTCTCAAACTGTTAATGGAAATCAAAGGGGCCGCTAAAGGAGATTTAACCGTGCGCGCCGAAGTTAATAATAGTGTTCTCGGGGCTTTAGCCGACTCCTTTAATTTTTTGGTTTCTTCCCTCAAAAAAGTCGTAACCGGGATTCAAGAACTCGCCACGGAAGTCCGTAGCGCCACCCGTGAATCCATCGCCAATACTCAAGATTTAACAGAACGGGCCGGAGAACAAGCTCAACAAGTTGAGTTCTCCTTGCGCCAAATTGAGCGCATGGCTAACTCAATTCAAGATATCTGTACCGTGGCTCAAAAAGCAGAAAAGGTCGCCCATCAAGCCGCCGAAACTGCGGAGGTGGGAGGCCAATCCGTAGACCGGGCGGTTGAAGGCATTAATGAACTGCGTCAAACCATTTCACAAACCGGGAAAATGATTAAACGGTTGGGAGAAAGCTCTCAACAAATTGGTAAAATTGTGACGTCAATTTCTCAAATTGCGGCTCAGACCAACCTATTGGCCCTGAATGCTACCATTGAAGCGGCCCGCGCCGGAGAACAGGGGTTAGGGTTTGCCGTAGTTGCCGAAGAAATCCGCAAATTAGCCGATCGCTCGGGTTCAGCCACGGAGGAAATTTCCGAAATTGTCGAACAAATTAGAAGCGAAATCGGACGGGTCACCGAAGCAATGGAAGCAGGCACTCAGGAGGTAGTCGCGGGAACTAAATTAGCTGCTGAAGCGAAACATCATTTAGTTGCCATTATTGAAGTCAGTCGCCAGATGAATGCCCTGGTTCAAAATATCACCCGGGCCGCGAATAATCAAACCGAAAATGCTTCGGAAATTGCGGGAGTGATGCAAAAAGTGAGTTCAATTTCTACCACAACGGCAGAAAAATCTTTGCAAGTTCGTCAGTCTTTAGATGGACTGGCGATCGCAGTCACTCAGCTTCAGGACTCGGTTTCTAATTTCCGCAGTTAG
- a CDS encoding hybrid sensor histidine kinase/response regulator, translating to MSSLMDFNDIQELLGAFIAETDEFLQALETQLLAMEQIETAEARKSTIKEMFRAAHSIKGSALMFGFQSLSTAAHRIEDCFAILRDRPEDTPLSSRSITQLLQGVDLLKKLTAQSTALVREKQTEDPKDFQADLEAIALIKEELEAECGGLKEPAEWMQKHPANTGVIQTIFKQDLPPIFNRLETELSQMQEDNLEKSYQVFNEIYYQLSGLAGMLEVPELGEIAESLRTAVDTPNLSGEDLKKVGWIIAQNLETLREQVLQELPIVLQPMDIPHPNPDVAISPVPSPTEILPSDSPPSAPPADPSLLPTSSPSESGVKPTIRVELDRLTELVDLVGELVISRTHLEVQETQLRGEVKRLRRHIRDLNQFGVQLREEYDRLAGEKSHQGRSPAHPLGFDALEMDHYTEFHDTARETIETTQAIAHSSAKIDEVALNLDRSTDRLRRICDRLRSQVMQLRVVSFSRAVDHLPRAIRDMSRTYHKDVNLLLIGRDTKIDESLLHALRDPLVHLVRNAFDHGIESPEDRKASGKPPNGQIEIEARHQGGQTIITISDDGQGIDPETIRSRLVELSLVSEEQSLELSLNELYDFLFWSGFSTKREVTDLSGRGVGLDIVRSNLRQVRGTVKVDSRIGRGTTFIIKLPLMLSISDALLVRIEHHTLALPLDAVEEILHVNASEIQMAMHQPMLRWRDEYIRLVPLNHLLHYNESSVDVPSPIPVGEDYMPVLVLSSSEGILAIVVDRLVGQQELVVKPLPQPLSKPNGILGCTILGDGEVVNILDVDDLIGQLHPHLQKAVVIQNETLGRNHFLPLGTRSPVPLLPPLPSQPQILVIDDSYTIRQMLSLTLTRARYRVAQAKDGQDALEQLHQGLKCALIIADIEMPRMDGFEFLAAVKENPQFSTIPVAMLTSRSGAKHRQRAMELGAVQYFTKPYNERQLLDAIAQLVGATL from the coding sequence ATGTCATCATTAATGGACTTTAACGATATTCAAGAACTTCTGGGGGCATTTATCGCGGAAACCGATGAGTTTTTACAGGCGTTAGAAACTCAGTTGTTGGCGATGGAACAAATTGAGACCGCAGAAGCGCGAAAAAGCACCATTAAGGAAATGTTTCGGGCCGCCCATTCGATTAAGGGTTCGGCGTTGATGTTTGGTTTTCAGTCGCTTTCGACTGCCGCACACCGGATAGAAGATTGTTTTGCAATTTTGCGCGATCGCCCGGAAGATACTCCCCTAAGTAGCCGTTCCATTACTCAACTCCTCCAAGGGGTTGACTTATTAAAAAAACTCACCGCCCAATCTACGGCATTAGTCCGGGAAAAGCAAACAGAAGACCCGAAAGATTTCCAGGCGGATTTGGAGGCGATCGCCCTCATCAAAGAAGAGTTAGAAGCCGAATGTGGTGGATTAAAAGAACCCGCCGAATGGATGCAAAAACATCCCGCCAATACCGGGGTAATTCAGACCATTTTTAAACAAGATTTACCCCCCATCTTTAACCGACTAGAAACTGAACTCTCGCAAATGCAAGAGGACAATTTAGAGAAATCTTATCAGGTTTTTAATGAAATTTATTATCAGCTTTCGGGATTAGCCGGTATGTTGGAAGTCCCGGAACTGGGGGAAATTGCCGAATCTCTGCGGACCGCTGTGGATACCCCCAATTTATCCGGAGAAGACCTGAAGAAAGTGGGCTGGATAATTGCCCAAAATTTAGAAACCCTCCGGGAACAAGTATTACAAGAATTACCCATCGTCTTACAACCGATGGATATTCCCCATCCTAACCCGGATGTAGCAATTTCTCCAGTCCCTTCTCCCACGGAGATCCTCCCCTCGGACAGTCCCCCGAGTGCGCCTCCTGCCGACCCCTCCCTACTCCCGACTTCCTCCCCCAGTGAATCCGGAGTCAAACCCACCATCCGGGTGGAACTCGATCGCCTCACTGAACTGGTGGACCTCGTGGGAGAATTAGTGATCAGTCGCACCCATTTAGAAGTGCAGGAAACTCAACTGCGCGGGGAAGTCAAACGTCTGAGACGGCACATCCGCGATTTGAATCAATTTGGGGTACAACTGCGGGAAGAATATGACCGTCTTGCCGGAGAAAAAAGCCATCAGGGTCGAAGTCCCGCTCATCCCCTGGGTTTCGACGCCCTAGAAATGGATCATTATACGGAGTTTCATGATACAGCCCGAGAAACCATCGAAACCACCCAGGCGATCGCCCACTCCAGTGCCAAAATCGACGAAGTAGCCCTCAATCTGGACCGGAGTACCGATCGCCTCCGACGAATTTGCGATCGCCTCCGGTCTCAAGTCATGCAGTTGCGCGTCGTCAGTTTCAGTCGCGCCGTAGACCACCTGCCTCGCGCCATCCGCGATATGTCTCGCACTTATCATAAAGATGTCAACCTCCTCCTCATCGGACGAGATACCAAAATCGATGAAAGCTTATTACACGCCTTGCGCGACCCCCTGGTCCATCTAGTGCGAAATGCCTTCGACCACGGCATCGAATCCCCGGAAGACCGCAAAGCATCCGGTAAACCCCCCAACGGCCAAATCGAAATCGAAGCGCGCCATCAAGGGGGACAAACCATCATCACCATCTCTGATGACGGCCAAGGCATCGACCCCGAAACCATTCGTTCCCGTCTGGTTGAATTAAGTCTCGTCTCCGAAGAACAATCCCTAGAACTCTCTCTCAACGAACTTTACGACTTCCTATTTTGGTCCGGATTCAGTACCAAACGTGAGGTCACTGATTTATCAGGACGTGGGGTAGGCTTAGATATTGTGCGAAGCAACCTGCGCCAAGTGCGAGGCACGGTTAAAGTAGACTCTCGCATCGGTCGGGGAACTACCTTTATCATTAAACTCCCCTTGATGCTCTCGATTTCCGATGCCTTATTAGTCCGGATCGAACATCATACCCTCGCCTTACCCCTGGATGCCGTAGAAGAGATTCTGCACGTTAACGCCAGTGAAATCCAGATGGCGATGCATCAACCGATGTTACGGTGGCGGGACGAGTATATTCGATTGGTTCCCTTGAATCATTTACTCCATTACAACGAGTCCTCTGTGGATGTTCCTTCTCCGATTCCGGTTGGGGAAGACTATATGCCGGTCCTGGTTTTAAGCTCAAGTGAGGGAATTCTGGCGATCGTCGTCGATCGCCTCGTCGGACAACAGGAACTCGTGGTTAAACCCCTCCCCCAACCCTTATCAAAACCCAACGGCATCCTCGGTTGCACCATTCTCGGCGATGGGGAAGTCGTCAACATTCTCGATGTGGATGACTTAATTGGACAACTCCATCCTCACCTCCAAAAAGCCGTGGTTATTCAAAATGAAACCCTGGGACGAAATCATTTCCTGCCCCTAGGCACTCGCAGCCCCGTCCCCCTGCTTCCCCCCCTGCCTTCTCAACCCCAAATTCTAGTGATTGATGACTCTTATACCATTCGCCAAATGCTCTCGTTAACCCTCACTCGCGCTCGCTATCGCGTCGCCCAGGCCAAAGATGGTCAAGATGCTCTGGAACAATTGCATCAGGGGTTAAAATGTGCTTTAATCATTGCAGATATTGAAATGCCCCGCATGGATGGGTTTGAATTCCTCGCCGCAGTCAAAGAAAATCCCCAATTTTCAACCATTCCCGTGGCGATGTTGACCTCCCGCAGCGGTGCAAAACATCGTCAACGGGCAATGGAATTGGGTGCCGTTCAATACTTTACCAAACCTTATAATGAACGTCAATTATTAGATGCGATCGCTCAATTAGTCGGAGCCACCCTATAA